The Chloroflexota bacterium genomic sequence TTGGCTCGGCAGTTGGCTCGGTAGCGGGAGTTTACGCCTTTTTTTCCCAGGATTTGCCCGATGCCAGCGCTATCGAAACGGAGCAGGTGGAGTTTGAAACCGTGCGGATCTATGACCGTACAGGAGAGCATCTGCTTTTCGAAAGCGTCGACCCGAGACCCTTTCGGGGGGACCGGACCCATGTGCCTCTGGACGAGATATCGAGTTGGGTTATTAGCGCCACCGTCGGCCTCGAGGATCGCAGTTTCTGGCAGAATCCCGGGGTGAACATCACGGGACTGGCGCGCGCATTTCTTTCCAACGTGCGGGGCGGCAGCGTGCAGGGTGGTAGCTCCATTACCCAGCAGTTGATAAAAAACATCATCATCGATCCGGAACTCCGTTACGTCAAGAGTTATACTCGAAAGGCCAAAGAGATTATCCTGGCCCTGGAGATCACGCGCCAATACCCCAAGGAGCAGGTTCTGGAATGGTACCTGAATTCTAACAACTACGGAAGCTTCGCCTACGGCATCGAGGCTGCCTCTCGCGTTTACTTTGACAAGTCCTCTCGCGACCTGGATCTGCCAGAGGCGGTGATGTTGACAACGATTCCCCAGTACCCGGCCCTCAATCCCTTCTTTAATCCCCAGGATGCCTATCGCCGACAGCGAAAAGCGCTTGATGCGTTGGCAAGCGAGGCTGGGGTAATTACCCAGGAGGAAGCGGATGCTGCCAAAAAATACTTCGACGAGTACATTCTTGACGACCTGCTGGAGGCCGGCTTGATCAGCCAATTCGATCATGATAACGCTGCCAACGACAAGGATGCCAGCGATCGTGTGCTCGACGCTCTGGTGGCATATGAGTGGTTGACCCAGGAGCAGGCGGATGAGGCCAGGGAATTTGGCGGCAATCGTTGGATGTTCCTGAGTGCTCGCTCAGCGGAGCGTTTCGAAAACACCAGCGCGCCCCATTTTGCCCTGTACGTGCTGGAGGAACTGCAGCAGCGTTTTAACTCGGTAGATGATCCCTATTTCATCTGGCGCGAGGGTGTTACTGTTTATACAACCCTGGATTTTGACCTCCAGAAAGCTGCGGAGTGTGTGGCTCGAATCCGTATTGCAGCGATCAATGGCACGCCTGTGGAGGAATACGTGCCACCTGAAGGCACTGCGCCTGATGCCTGCGATGATTTTAAGGACATCGATATTCCATCCAATGTGGAAGGAGTGGATCACAACGCACATAACGCGGCGGTCGTGGCGGTCCGTCCGCCTACCGGCGAGATTCTTGCCATGGTTGGAAGCGTCAATTATAACGACGAGGAGATCGACGGTGAGGTAAACGTCGCGATCGCCGAGCGTCAGCCTGGCTCCAGCTTCAAACCCTTTACCTACCTGGCGTCTTTCCTGCAGGGCTATACGCCCGCCACCCGCATCATGGATGTGAGGACGGTGTTTCCCAATCCGCCAGAACCGCCCTATGTGCCGGAGAACTACGATCGCAAGTATCACGGACCCCAGCTGTCCCGTTATGCTCTTGCTCGTTCCTACAACATCCCTGCGGTTTGGCTGATGGACAAAGTGGGCGTGAAGAACGTCATCGATCTGGCCCATAAACTGGGCATCAACACACTGGAGAAGGAGTACTACGGGCTAAGCCTGACCCTCGGTGGGGGTGAGGTGCGCTTGCTGGATATGGTCTTCGCCAACAGTGTCTATGCAAACCAGGGTGTGATGGCAGGTCAGCCGGTGCCTCTGGACCAGCAGAAGCCTGGTTTTCGTACGCTCGATCCGGTTGGCATTTTGCAGGTACGGGATAAGAATGGACAGATTCTCTACGAGTACGAATCCCCTGAGACAGAACGGGTGATCGATCCCCAGCGGGCCTTTCTGTTGCAGGACATCATGTCCGATTACAATGCTCGCAAGGCGGCTTTTGGTGAGTACGCCAGGTTCCTGGAATTGCCCGACCGGAGAATCGGGGCCAAGACTGGTTCGACTAACGGCTGGAAGGATGCCTGGACCATCGGATATGCGCCTCAACTTGCCGTGGGCGTTTGGATCGGCAACTCCGACAACGAGGCCATGGATGAGGTCCCTGGTAGCCGAGGCGCCGCCCCCATATTTCGCGGGGTCATGGAATATGCGCTCACCGGGAGGGGCGAACCTGCGGAGGAGTTCATCCGCCCGCAGGGCATTGTGGATAAATCGGTCTGTTGGGAGTCGGGTTTGTTGCCCACCACCGATTGTGCCCGCGTTGTGAACGAGAAGTTCATCGAAGGCACCGAGCCCACTCAATTCGACATTGTCTGGCGGGCGTTCGAAATCAACCGGGAAAACGACAAGCTGGCGACTGTTTATACCCCGCCCGAACTGCGCGAGCGCAGGGTCTACCAGATATATCCGCCCGAGGCTGCCGACTGGGTTGCCGATCAGGGCATTCCGCAGCCTCCGACCGAATATGATACAACGGTTGGGCAAGGCACGGTGGACCACGAGGTCGCCATTATCGAGCCGACTCCCTTCTCCTACGTGCGGGAGCAGGTGGAGATCAAGGGCAATGCCCGGCTGGGTGATTTTCGCAACTACCGCATTGAATTCGGGGAAGGTGTCAACCCGGGAAGTTGGACTCAGATCGGGCCAGAGCATGGCAACCAGGTCGGCGAGGGCACGTTGGAATTTTGGGACACGGCGCCCTTCAACGGCCTTTACAGCCTGCGGGTTGTCACCACCCGCGGTGATGGCAGCACCAAGGAGGGCGTGGTTCAGGTGACTGTGGACAACATCTCGCCCACAGTGAGCATTGAGCATCCCAGCGATGGTGACCTTTACCTGATGGAAGACGACGAGTGGGTAAGTATCACTGCCGACGCCAACGATGATTGGGCCATGGATCGGGTGGATTTTTACCTGGATAACGAGCTGTCCACCTCCAGTATCGTGCCGCCATACAGCCGGCGTTGGGATATCACGATGCGGGATTGGACGCCCGGCAAGCCCCGGCAACCAATAACGACGACGCGAGAGCTTGCCCAACCTGATGGCACTGTCATCACCGAGACGGTCGAGCTGACAAGCCAGTTTATTCCCCAGCTGGATGAGAATGGTGCGCAAACGGGGCGTTTCTTCGAGATGTGGGAGAATGGATTCGGCATCCTGATCGACGCCAGCGATGGTTACACTGAAACCCATATCCTGCAGGTTAAGGCCTATGATAGAGCGGGCAACGAGGCTGTTAGCGAGGCAATCCGAATCTTTGTGGCCCATCAGCCTGACGAGGAACCGAGGGAGAACGGGGTAGGTTTGTTGCCCTTATTGGCGATCGTTCCTGCGCTGGCACCCCGCCGGCGCGATTGGGCCTGACACATTTCATTGCATAAAACGCCAAGCTGTGCATACTTGATAGTCGATGATGTAGATCGCAGCGATTCCCGTAAGGGAGGATAGTCCGAAGCCAGCCAAATAGACCACTTTTGAGGAGCTAGGCATGACCGCAAATTCAATGTCCCCCAACAATGTTCTCGTTGCGCTCAGCCGCATGGAACCTGACTTGCCCGACCTGTTGAGCCTGGAGGATTGGCAGGCTGACGGTGACACCTTTAGCGCACAGCTGGAGATGCTCCGGCAAAGTACCGATCCTGATGAACAACTTGCCATATCGCAGTCCCTTATCGACTTGTTGACCGATTATCCAGTGGTTAACGACCGTTTGCAGACGGAGCTACACGCTCAGGCGATGTTCGAGAGAATGCTCACCACTCGCATGAGCGCACTGGCCGAAACCATGGGTATCGAGAGCGATGCCGTGGAACCATCGATAACTGCCGCGATGCGAGCGGTGCACGCCGACGTTGTGGAACCCTCTCGATCGACTGACCCCTCGCGATTGATCACGATCAAGGCTGGTGGCCGCGATGGTGGCGAGGTAATCAAGCTTAGCAACCTAACCCTCGATTTGGCGACCATGGCCAGCCTGCTTGCTAACACCACCCTGATCGGCGCCAGTTTATTACACCAGACAAATCCCATCCTCATTGCCGCCAGTATCCTTTCTCTGATCGTGAGTTTTCGCGAAGGACTCTCCGTTGAACTCAGCGAGCAGGATGCCACTGTGTTCTGGGGTTTGGTAAAGGCATGCGACTGGGATCAGATTGCCGATGAAGCTGCCATCATCAGCTGGACCAATTACGAACGGGAGCGGGTTGGCATGCCGCCGCTGCACGACTATTACGTGAAGCGGACACTGGAAAAGCTGGAAGACCTCAAATGTATCCGCCCGGTGAAAGGGCGTCCCGACACCTGGCGTCTGGTCGATCGTTACGTTATCAGGATCAGATAGCAACGCCTCACTGTTCCTCGGAAACCACATCGCTATAGACGCCCCTCCGGTTCTGGCAGGATTCAGCTGTCGAGTGCCCTATGTTTGTTTCAGGCCGCATGTTAACGTTTGGCTTTACGTTTCCACCTGTGCTAGACTGTTTGTATGACTGAACCAGATCCATCCAAGTCACTCGAAGCAGCTTCTCAATATCAGAAGGCCCGGCGGCGAGCCCTGTTTGGCGAGATGTTGGGCGTCGTACGTGGCCGTTCCCCCGAGCTGCTCTCCTTTGATGCTGTGCAATCCGCGTTGGGGGCCTGGCAGTTCGTGGAGGGTCGCGAGCCCGAAGCTATCCCCCTGGACAAGATCGTTGGAAGTGTTGGCCGGTACCGCGATTTTACGCGTGAATTCCTGCCCAGAGACACCGTCAGTGAGCACCGCTGGCGCACGGTTGCTGCCCTCGTGGATAGCATGGAGGGATTGCCGCCCATCGAGGTGTATCAGGTTGGTGACATCTACTTTGTACGCGATGGCCACCACCGCGTATCCGTCGCCCGGGCCAACGATTTCGAGGACATCCACGCCTACGTGACCCGGGTCGACACGGCGGTATCCATCGACGCCGAGACCACGGCCGAAGACCTGGCTTTGAAGGCAGCCCAGGCCGATTTCCTGCGTGCCAGCCGTGTTGAACAGGTCCGTCCTGACGCCGATTTGGATGTCACCGACGTGGGCAGCTATTACGAGTTGATGCAGCATATCGACGTCCATCGCTACTATATGGGCCTGGAGAAAAACCGCAATATTCCCTGGGGAGAAGCTGTGGCGAGCTGGTACGATTTGGTCTACCTGCCAGTGGCTGCCGCTATCTGGGCTTCCGATATTCTCGATCGTTTTCCCGATCGTACGGCGACCGATCTTTACCTCTGGGTTTGTCAGCACCGGGAGGAATTGGTCGAAGGGGGAAGCGTCCAGCCATCTCCCGTCGAAGCTGTCACCAGTTTGGGACAGCAGAGTGGAGAAAAGCCCAAAACGGGGGTTGTCAATACTGTCAAACGGGCCCTTGGCGCAAAAGCGAAGACCACTGATCTGGCTGCCGAAGCAACCAAGGTGAAACAGCGCGGAACGCGGGAGGACAAGCCTCCTGCAGATTAAGCGAAAGATCGCCGGAAGAGGGAGAAAAGACACCATGCTCAGAACCAAGATCGTCTGCACCATCGGTCCTGCGACCGACGATCCCGAGGTGTTGAGAGCATTGACAGAGGCGGGTATGAACGTGGCTCGTTTCAATATGTCGCATGGCTCACAGGAATACCATGGCGCGAACATCACCAATATCCGCGAGATATCTTTGGGCATCAAAAAGGCTGTCGGGGTTTTGGTGGACCTACAGGGGCCGAAGCTCCGGGTCGGTACCATGCCGGAAGAGGGAATCCTTCTGGAAAAGAACCAGAAGATCGTTCTCAGCACCGATGATATCGAGGCCACGCGGGAACGGGTTCCTGTGCAGTTTGAAGGACTCGCTGAAGAGGTCACGTCGGGAAACCATATCCTGATCGATGACGGCCTGCTCGAACTGGTGGTGGAATCCAGCAACGGCAAAAACGAAGTTGTCTGCCGGGTTGAGACTGGCGGCGTTCTCAGGTCGAACAAGGGGATGAACCTGCCACGTGCCGATCTGGCGATTCCCTGCATTACGGCGAAAGACCGGGAAGATCTACGATTTGCATTGCAGCGTCAGGCAGACTGGATCGCTCTTTCCTTTGTTCGCCGGGCTGAAGATGTTTTGGAACTAAAGGAGCTAATCCGGGATACCTCTCCCTTCGGTCGCATGACTCCGGTGATTGCCAAGATCGAGAAGCCTGAAGCCGTGGATAACATCGACAGCATCATTGAAGCAGCTGATGGTATCATGGTCGCGCGCGGGGATCTTGGCATCGAGACCTCGCCTGAATCGGTACCCATGATGCAGAAGATGATCATTCGTAAGTGCCTCGAGGCGGGCAAGACCGTCATTACAGCTACCCAGATGTTGGACTCGATGATTCGCAATCCGCGTCCAACCCGGGCCGAGGCCAGCGATGTCGCCAATGCGATCCTGGATGGCACAGACGCGATCATGCTTTCAGGTGAGACTGCTGTGGGAAAATACCCGGTGAAATCGGTGCAGACCATGGTTCGCATTGCCCGGGAGGTGGAGAAGAACGCTCCCTACACCTATGAGCCCCACGTCGAGCCGGCAGAGACGATCACCGAAGCGGTCTGCATGGCAGCTGCCGACATAGCGGAGTCGCTGTGCGCCGCGGCCATTATCGTGCCGACGGTAGGGGGTACCACTGCACGAACGCTGGCCGCTTTTCGACCCAGCCGGCCCATCATCGCTGTCACCATGAAACCAACCACCTTGCTTCGCCTGACCCTGGTGTGGGGCGTGCATCCATTGCTCAGCCCCCGAACCCACTCGACCAATCAGGTGGTCATCGGTTCTGTCACTCGCGCTCTTGAGGTTGGCATGATTCAGGAAGGGGATACTGTGGTGGTAACTGCCGGCGCCGTGGGAACAGCTCCCGGTGTTACCGATCTGATCAAGGTGCACACCGTGGCTCGCACGCTGGCCAGGGGGCTCGGTGTCGGCTCAGAGATAGCCACGGGTCAGGTGCGACGGTTGCAATCTCCCTTGGCCGGTGATGTCGAATTGACCGACGACGAGATCGCTGTCACCGACTCAACGGACCGCAGCTTCATCAATGCCCTTTCACAAGCCGCCGGTTTGATTACCTCCACGGGAGGGGTTGACAACAGTCATTGCGCATTGTTGGCCTCGGAGCTGGGCCTGCCCGCGATTCTGGGCATTGGCGAGGACATTGATGCCCTGGAGGAGGGCCAATGGATCAAGATGGATGCTGAAAAGGGGGTTGTGACTGAACTCTATCCGGACCGCGAGGCAAACGTTGTGCGGCAATGATGGTCGATCGATATGTCCATGAAAACCAGGAGCCTCCGCCAGATCGGCGGAGGCTCCTGGAATCTATGCTGTCTGTGAGATTGTTTTTTACTTGATCTCGACGGTAGCGCCCGCAGCCTCGAGAGCAGTCTTGTACTCCTCAGCTGATTCCTTGGAGATGCCCTCAACTACGGTGGTGGGAGCATCCTCGACCAAAGCCTTGGCTTCCTTGAGACCCAAGCTCGTCACCTTGCGAACTTCCTTGATGACGTTGATCTTCTTGGCACCCACATCCTTGAGGACGACGTCGAACTCGGTCTGTTCTTCGACTTCCTCCTCGCCGCCGGCAGCACCGGCCACAGGGCCAGCCATGGCCATCATGGGAGCAGCAGCGGAAACACCCCATTCGTCCTGGAGTTGCTTGGCCAACTCGGCAGCCTCGAGCAGTGTCAGGGAATTCAGTAGTTCTTTGACTTGTTCGATCTTATCAGACATTTAGCTAACCTCCAATTTGGTTGTAGAAAAATATTTCCAGTGTTGTTTGCCCATCCTTTTGGACGGGATAGCGCCAATAGTGACGCTGCGATCGGGTTTTCTAGGCGCTTGCGCCCTTTTCGGAATAGGCCTGTATCGTCAGCGCCAGTTCTCGCAGAGCGGCCTCCAGCGTGCGGTAGAGTTCATTGGCTGGCGCCTCAATGGTCCGCGCCAACTCGCTCGCCGGGCTCTGAATAGAGCCAAGCAATTGCGCCCTTACCTCGATTCGGGTAGGCAGATCGCGCAGACTCATGGCGCCCTCTGCATCAAGGACCTGGCCTTCCAAAATGGCGGCCTTGATCTCAAGCACATTCGAGGCTTTAGCGGCAGCAAACAGAACTTTGGCTGCCGTGGCGATGTCGTCAGGCATGTAGGCGATGGCCGTTGGAGTAGTCAGATGCTCCTCTGGCACGGGCATGCCAGTACGTTCCAGCGCCATCTTGATCAGCGTGTTTTTGACGACCTGAACCTGAGCATCTCGCTCACGCATTTCCTTGCGCAAGTCCTGAATTTCCTGAACGCTCATGCCCCGGTAGTCGGTCAGCACGATGGCCTGGCTATTGTTCAGTAGCTCGACGTATTGCTCTACGAGTTGTTCCTTCTTTTCTCTCGATATTGCCAAGTGCTTTACCTCCTGTTAGGATGTTAGTACTAATGACAGCAAAAAGCCCTCACGCCGGCCGACGCGAGGGCTCACAGACCAGGTTGACCTGGGCCATATCAAGGGGATAGATAGCCCGCGATCTCAGGTTCTGGATTCGTTCGCTTCGGCAGGCGGTTGATTAAGCCACGTTACATGGCACCTGCTGTCTTCAGCAACGGAAACGGATTGGTTGTTAACTACTGTCCGGTGGAAAAACTCACCGGCAGGTGTTCTCTGTTGGTCTTAGGCTGTGCGCAGGGCACTTGCCAGGTTTGCGTCAACCTTCACGCCAGGCCCCATGGTTGGTGCCAGGGTGACACGACGAATATAGGTGCCCTTGGCGCCCGAAGGTCTGGCCCGGTCGACTGCTTCCATGATTGCGGTGAAATTCGCCATCAACTGCTCTTCGGTAAAGCTGGCCTTGCCGATCTGGGCATGCAGGTTAGAGGTCTTGTCGACCCTGAACTCAACACGACCCTGGCGGGCCTCAGTGATAGCCTGGGCAAGATCGTCCTCGTTGACGATGGTACCAGCCTTGGGACTGGGCATCAGGCCGCGGGGACCAAGGACCCGGCCAAGACGTCCCACCTTGCGCATCATGGATGGCGTGGCAATCGCCATGTCGAAATCCAACCAGCCGCCCTGTATCTTTTGTACAATCTCGTCACTACCTACGAAGTCGGCACCGGCTTCCTCGGCCGCCCTGGCAGCATCGCCTTCGGCAAAGACCAGAATGCGAACTTCCTTACCTGTGCCAGCGGGAAGCAGTACCACGCCACGCACCTGCTGGTCGGCATGTCGGGGATCGACACCCATGCGCAGATGGGCCTCTATGGTCGCATCGAATTTGGCGTAGGAGACTTCCCGGATCAGCTTGATGGCCTCTTCCGGGGGATAAAATGTGTCGTTATCTACCAATTTGCTGGCGTCCCGGTATTTTTTGCCGCGTTTTGCCATTGTATACTCCTGGTGGTGCAAACGGAAGTGGCTGTGCACTTCCTCCCACGGGTGTTGAATCTTTGTTAACTAAATGGACAGATGGATGCTCATAATGGTGAGCAGGTTTTATCTAACCTTCGACGGTGATACCCATGCTGCGGGCTGTGCCCTCAATCATCCGCATCGCGCCATCAACATCCGTGGCGTTGAGGTCCTTCATCTTCAATTCCGCGATATTGCGCAGATCAGCCTGGGTGACAGTACCTATCTTTTCTTGGTTGGGCTCCGATGAACCCTTGTCGACGCTTGCAGCTTTCTTCAAGAGGTCACTGGCCGGTGGGGTTTTGAGAACAAAAGAGAAGGATGAATCCTGAAAGATAGTGATCTCAACAGGAATGATATTGCCAGCCTGGCTGGCCGTTTTTGCATTGTATTCCTTGCAGAAACCCATGATGTTCACGCCA encodes the following:
- the pyk gene encoding pyruvate kinase, which produces MLRTKIVCTIGPATDDPEVLRALTEAGMNVARFNMSHGSQEYHGANITNIREISLGIKKAVGVLVDLQGPKLRVGTMPEEGILLEKNQKIVLSTDDIEATRERVPVQFEGLAEEVTSGNHILIDDGLLELVVESSNGKNEVVCRVETGGVLRSNKGMNLPRADLAIPCITAKDREDLRFALQRQADWIALSFVRRAEDVLELKELIRDTSPFGRMTPVIAKIEKPEAVDNIDSIIEAADGIMVARGDLGIETSPESVPMMQKMIIRKCLEAGKTVITATQMLDSMIRNPRPTRAEASDVANAILDGTDAIMLSGETAVGKYPVKSVQTMVRIAREVEKNAPYTYEPHVEPAETITEAVCMAAADIAESLCAAAIIVPTVGGTTARTLAAFRPSRPIIAVTMKPTTLLRLTLVWGVHPLLSPRTHSTNQVVIGSVTRALEVGMIQEGDTVVVTAGAVGTAPGVTDLIKVHTVARTLARGLGVGSEIATGQVRRLQSPLAGDVELTDDEIAVTDSTDRSFINALSQAAGLITSTGGVDNSHCALLASELGLPAILGIGEDIDALEEGQWIKMDAEKGVVTELYPDREANVVRQ
- a CDS encoding transglycosylase domain-containing protein; amino-acid sequence: MSYDPEQVLVKRRRRDRRWRHRPRPFLRAAQVLLVLAIAIGLSVFLIVGSAVGSVAGVYAFFSQDLPDASAIETEQVEFETVRIYDRTGEHLLFESVDPRPFRGDRTHVPLDEISSWVISATVGLEDRSFWQNPGVNITGLARAFLSNVRGGSVQGGSSITQQLIKNIIIDPELRYVKSYTRKAKEIILALEITRQYPKEQVLEWYLNSNNYGSFAYGIEAASRVYFDKSSRDLDLPEAVMLTTIPQYPALNPFFNPQDAYRRQRKALDALASEAGVITQEEADAAKKYFDEYILDDLLEAGLISQFDHDNAANDKDASDRVLDALVAYEWLTQEQADEAREFGGNRWMFLSARSAERFENTSAPHFALYVLEELQQRFNSVDDPYFIWREGVTVYTTLDFDLQKAAECVARIRIAAINGTPVEEYVPPEGTAPDACDDFKDIDIPSNVEGVDHNAHNAAVVAVRPPTGEILAMVGSVNYNDEEIDGEVNVAIAERQPGSSFKPFTYLASFLQGYTPATRIMDVRTVFPNPPEPPYVPENYDRKYHGPQLSRYALARSYNIPAVWLMDKVGVKNVIDLAHKLGINTLEKEYYGLSLTLGGGEVRLLDMVFANSVYANQGVMAGQPVPLDQQKPGFRTLDPVGILQVRDKNGQILYEYESPETERVIDPQRAFLLQDIMSDYNARKAAFGEYARFLELPDRRIGAKTGSTNGWKDAWTIGYAPQLAVGVWIGNSDNEAMDEVPGSRGAAPIFRGVMEYALTGRGEPAEEFIRPQGIVDKSVCWESGLLPTTDCARVVNEKFIEGTEPTQFDIVWRAFEINRENDKLATVYTPPELRERRVYQIYPPEAADWVADQGIPQPPTEYDTTVGQGTVDHEVAIIEPTPFSYVREQVEIKGNARLGDFRNYRIEFGEGVNPGSWTQIGPEHGNQVGEGTLEFWDTAPFNGLYSLRVVTTRGDGSTKEGVVQVTVDNISPTVSIEHPSDGDLYLMEDDEWVSITADANDDWAMDRVDFYLDNELSTSSIVPPYSRRWDITMRDWTPGKPRQPITTTRELAQPDGTVITETVELTSQFIPQLDENGAQTGRFFEMWENGFGILIDASDGYTETHILQVKAYDRAGNEAVSEAIRIFVAHQPDEEPRENGVGLLPLLAIVPALAPRRRDWA
- the rplL gene encoding 50S ribosomal protein L7/L12 gives rise to the protein MSDKIEQVKELLNSLTLLEAAELAKQLQDEWGVSAAAPMMAMAGPVAGAAGGEEEVEEQTEFDVVLKDVGAKKINVIKEVRKVTSLGLKEAKALVEDAPTTVVEGISKESAEEYKTALEAAGATVEIK
- the rplA gene encoding 50S ribosomal protein L1, whose protein sequence is MAKRGKKYRDASKLVDNDTFYPPEEAIKLIREVSYAKFDATIEAHLRMGVDPRHADQQVRGVVLLPAGTGKEVRILVFAEGDAARAAEEAGADFVGSDEIVQKIQGGWLDFDMAIATPSMMRKVGRLGRVLGPRGLMPSPKAGTIVNEDDLAQAITEARQGRVEFRVDKTSNLHAQIGKASFTEEQLMANFTAIMEAVDRARPSGAKGTYIRRVTLAPTMGPGVKVDANLASALRTA
- the rplK gene encoding 50S ribosomal protein L11, whose protein sequence is MAKKVKAIIKLQIPAGKANPAPPVGPALGQHGVNIMGFCKEYNAKTASQAGNIIPVEITIFQDSSFSFVLKTPPASDLLKKAASVDKGSSEPNQEKIGTVTQADLRNIAELKMKDLNATDVDGAMRMIEGTARSMGITVEG
- the rplJ gene encoding 50S ribosomal protein L10, with the translated sequence MAISREKKEQLVEQYVELLNNSQAIVLTDYRGMSVQEIQDLRKEMRERDAQVQVVKNTLIKMALERTGMPVPEEHLTTPTAIAYMPDDIATAAKVLFAAAKASNVLEIKAAILEGQVLDAEGAMSLRDLPTRIEVRAQLLGSIQSPASELARTIEAPANELYRTLEAALRELALTIQAYSEKGASA